A genomic stretch from Desulfotignum balticum DSM 7044 includes:
- a CDS encoding HD domain-containing phosphohydrolase, with the protein MNTARKILIVDDDKMNRLLLNTILSRMSYYVSEAFDGIDCLEKAVSLCPDLILMDVKMPGMDGLDVTRQLKNNDETKNIPVLIISAHDQLPERVRAVEAGAEDFLSKPVEQIILKAKVKSLLKIKEYNDNIHNYQKKLEKEVEKKTVSLKQALDDLQSASDKLRLYSMDTILRLSQAAEYRDTETGEHIQRIGYYIHAIGKALSLSAQEIETFQYASPMHDVGKIGIPDQILMKPGPLNESEWKIMKQHTIIGGKILSGSDSGILKTAEAIALTHHEKWNGCGYPYKLKGLDIPMAGRITAIADVFDALTSKRPYKKAFSVEKAFDIMAEERGKSFDPELIDAFFSIKKEIAEIRNTHNLDHTAPLKWSELTSPQQSSGASLP; encoded by the coding sequence ATGAACACTGCCAGAAAAATTCTAATTGTTGACGATGACAAAATGAATCGACTTTTGTTGAATACCATTCTGTCCCGAATGTCATATTATGTGAGCGAGGCGTTTGATGGCATTGACTGCCTGGAAAAAGCGGTATCCCTTTGTCCGGACCTTATCCTCATGGATGTCAAAATGCCGGGAATGGATGGGCTGGATGTGACCCGTCAGCTGAAAAACAACGATGAAACAAAAAATATTCCTGTCTTGATCATTTCCGCCCATGATCAATTGCCTGAACGTGTCAGAGCGGTTGAAGCAGGAGCGGAAGATTTCCTGTCCAAGCCGGTGGAACAGATTATTTTAAAAGCCAAGGTAAAGTCATTGCTTAAAATTAAGGAATATAATGACAATATTCACAATTATCAGAAAAAACTGGAAAAAGAGGTTGAGAAGAAAACCGTCAGCCTGAAGCAGGCGCTTGATGATTTGCAGTCTGCATCCGACAAGTTGCGTTTATATTCCATGGACACCATACTGAGGCTTTCCCAGGCGGCAGAATACAGAGACACGGAAACCGGGGAACACATACAGCGCATTGGATATTATATCCATGCAATTGGAAAGGCATTATCGCTCAGTGCTCAGGAGATAGAAACCTTTCAGTATGCATCCCCCATGCATGATGTGGGAAAAATTGGAATTCCTGACCAAATCCTGATGAAACCCGGCCCCCTCAATGAGTCGGAGTGGAAGATCATGAAGCAGCATACAATTATCGGGGGAAAAATTTTAAGCGGGTCAGATTCAGGTATTCTTAAAACGGCCGAGGCAATTGCCTTGACCCATCATGAAAAATGGAATGGCTGCGGATATCCATACAAACTCAAAGGCCTGGATATTCCAATGGCCGGAAGAATTACCGCCATTGCCGATGTGTTTGATGCCCTTACTTCCAAACGCCCGTATAAAAAAGCCTTTTCTGTGGAAAAAGCGTTTGACATCATGGCTGAAGAGCGTGGAAAAAGTTTTGATCCTGAACTGATCGATGCTTTTTTTTCAATAAAAAAAGAGATTGCTGAAATACGAAATACTCATAATCTTGATCATACAGCGCCGCTGAAGTGGTCTGAACTTACATCTCCTCAACAATCATCTGGGGCGTCTCTGCCTTGA